In a genomic window of Anoxybacter fermentans:
- a CDS encoding ABC transporter permease encodes MRHTLLCCIKLIKAQIKGQMTHNWSFVVYVFSIMVVYASTLAGIWVILKRFTIINDWTYGQIAFIYILSLLSYGVRSLFFTPFRFLGILVKSGDMDNFLIRPINPFIYIMSCKFQPYSLSHILLGVILFWLLKDQFGITWNLTNIIYFILAVLSGALVQSAITIVIGSLAFFITETEGLDWIYNGFKEFIWYPVSLYNNVVKFILFFVIPLAFASYVPAGIFLDHPEYLIFPKWVWKISLLVGVVLILGAYGFWNIGLRHYQSTGS; translated from the coding sequence TATTAAACTTATCAAAGCTCAAATTAAGGGACAAATGACACATAATTGGAGTTTTGTTGTATATGTATTTAGTATAATGGTGGTATATGCTTCTACCCTGGCTGGTATATGGGTTATTTTAAAAAGATTTACTATAATAAACGATTGGACCTATGGACAGATTGCTTTTATTTATATTTTATCTTTATTATCCTATGGGGTACGTTCATTGTTTTTTACACCGTTTAGATTTCTGGGGATATTAGTAAAAAGCGGGGATATGGATAATTTTTTGATTAGACCAATAAACCCCTTTATATATATCATGAGTTGCAAATTTCAACCCTACTCTCTTTCTCATATTTTGTTAGGGGTTATTTTATTTTGGTTATTAAAAGATCAATTTGGAATAACCTGGAATTTAACAAATATTATATATTTTATTTTAGCAGTATTATCTGGGGCATTGGTTCAATCTGCAATTACGATTGTGATAGGTTCACTTGCTTTTTTCATAACTGAAACCGAAGGTCTTGACTGGATATATAACGGGTTTAAAGAGTTTATATGGTATCCAGTAAGTTTATATAATAATGTAGTTAAATTTATTTTGTTTTTTGTTATACCACTAGCTTTTGCCAGTTATGTACCGGCAGGGATTTTTTTGGATCATCCTGAATATTTAATTTTTCCTAAATGGGTATGGAAAATATCTCTTTTGGTTGGTGTTGTACTTATTCTAGGTGCGTATGGTTTTTGGAATATAGGTTTAAGACATTATCAGAGCACAGGAAGTTAA